The Streptomyces sp. NBC_00344 genome includes a window with the following:
- a CDS encoding helix-turn-helix transcriptional regulator → MTTVAQESDVRRHELAEFLRSRRERIAPEQVGLPRGSRRRTPGLRREEVAQLSAVGVTWYTWLEQARDIQVSPQVLDAVARSLLLDSSERAHLFALAGAIDPAPNTTCPVITPAVAVMIEQLDPIPACIQNSRYDILAYNRTYGRLLCDLDAVAPEDRNCMLLSYTNEDWRSSVVDLDEMNRVMAAKFRGAMAEHLAEPAWKALLRRLESVSPEFREIWARHEVVGQGGKTKRFHNRDVGPLLLDHTNLWLGPMPGPRLVTYVPANTESRERLERLYALAPATL, encoded by the coding sequence ATGACCACTGTGGCGCAGGAGAGCGATGTACGCAGGCACGAGCTCGCCGAGTTTCTGCGCAGCCGCCGCGAACGGATCGCCCCCGAGCAGGTCGGGCTTCCGCGCGGCAGCCGCAGGCGTACCCCTGGGCTGCGCCGCGAGGAGGTCGCCCAGCTCTCCGCGGTGGGTGTCACCTGGTACACCTGGCTGGAACAGGCCAGGGACATCCAGGTCTCCCCGCAGGTGCTCGACGCGGTGGCCCGCTCGCTGCTTCTCGACTCCAGCGAGCGCGCCCATCTCTTCGCGCTGGCCGGTGCGATCGATCCGGCCCCCAACACCACCTGCCCTGTGATCACACCCGCGGTGGCGGTGATGATCGAGCAGCTCGACCCCATCCCTGCGTGTATCCAGAACAGTCGTTACGACATCCTCGCGTACAACCGCACCTACGGGCGGCTGCTCTGCGACCTCGACGCGGTCGCGCCCGAGGACCGCAACTGCATGCTGCTCTCCTACACCAACGAGGACTGGCGTTCCTCCGTCGTCGATCTCGACGAGATGAACCGTGTGATGGCCGCGAAGTTCCGGGGCGCGATGGCCGAGCACCTGGCGGAGCCCGCCTGGAAGGCCCTGCTGAGGCGGCTGGAGAGCGTGTCGCCGGAGTTCCGGGAGATCTGGGCGCGCCACGAGGTCGTGGGCCAGGGCGGCAAGACCAAGCGGTTCCACAACCGTGACGTCGGACCGCTGCTGCTGGATCACACCAATCTCTGGCTTGGGCCCATGCCGGGCCCGCGCCTGGTGACGTACGTCCCGGCCAACACCGAGTCCCGTGAACGTCTGGAGCGCCTCTACGCCCTGGCGCCCGCGACGCTCTGA
- a CDS encoding MFS transporter: protein MPELSYRRRMLVLAICCMSLLIVSLDNTVLNVALPSMARELHTSVSGMQWTIDAYTLVLASLLMLAGSMADRIGRRKVFKTGLVVFTAGSVLCSVAPNLESLVVFRMVQAVGGSMLNPVAMSIITNTFTEPRERARAIGVWGGVVGISMAAGPLIGGLLVDSVGWRSIFWINLPVGLAALLLTWRYVPESRAPKARRPDPVGQLCVMVLLGSVTYAIIEAPSAGWTSPVILSFAGAALLALAVLLRYEPRRPEPLIDLRFFRSAPFSGATVIAVCGFAALAGFLFLNTLYLQNVRGFSALHAGLYMLPMAALTFVCAPLSGRLVGSRGPRLSLLVAGTAMALSGLLFAALDAETNTALLFTGYVLFGIGFGMVNAPITNTAVSGMPRAQAGVAAAVASTSRQIGSTLGVAVIGAVLASGISGATHTDGFAEAGRTAWWIITGCGLAVLVFGLLTSGAWARNSALRTAEHLGEPETAQSVAGARA from the coding sequence ATGCCCGAGCTCAGTTACCGCCGGCGGATGCTGGTGCTGGCGATCTGCTGCATGAGCCTGCTGATCGTCAGTCTCGACAACACCGTCCTCAACGTCGCCCTGCCCTCGATGGCCCGCGAACTGCACACGTCGGTATCCGGGATGCAGTGGACCATCGACGCCTACACGCTGGTCCTGGCATCGCTGTTGATGCTGGCGGGCTCGATGGCCGACCGGATCGGCCGCCGCAAGGTCTTCAAGACCGGCCTGGTCGTGTTCACCGCCGGCTCGGTGCTCTGCTCCGTCGCACCGAACCTGGAATCACTGGTCGTCTTCCGGATGGTCCAGGCCGTCGGCGGTTCGATGCTCAATCCGGTCGCCATGTCCATCATCACCAACACCTTCACCGAGCCGCGTGAGCGCGCCCGGGCGATCGGGGTCTGGGGTGGCGTGGTCGGAATCTCCATGGCCGCGGGGCCGCTGATCGGCGGGCTGCTGGTGGACTCGGTCGGCTGGCGCTCGATCTTCTGGATCAATCTGCCGGTCGGCCTGGCCGCTCTCCTGCTGACCTGGCGCTATGTGCCGGAGTCCCGTGCGCCGAAGGCCCGCAGGCCCGACCCCGTCGGCCAGTTGTGCGTCATGGTGCTGCTCGGCTCGGTGACCTACGCGATCATCGAGGCCCCGTCCGCGGGGTGGACGTCGCCGGTCATCCTGTCGTTCGCGGGTGCGGCGCTGCTCGCGCTCGCCGTGCTGCTGAGATACGAGCCCAGGCGCCCGGAGCCGCTGATCGATCTGCGTTTCTTCCGCAGCGCCCCGTTCAGCGGCGCCACCGTCATCGCGGTCTGCGGCTTCGCCGCGCTCGCCGGCTTCCTCTTCCTCAACACCCTGTATCTGCAGAACGTCCGCGGCTTCTCGGCCCTGCACGCCGGGCTCTACATGCTGCCGATGGCGGCGCTCACCTTCGTCTGCGCCCCCTTGTCGGGGCGTCTGGTGGGCAGCCGCGGACCACGGCTCTCGCTGCTGGTGGCCGGGACGGCGATGGCGCTCAGCGGCCTCTTGTTCGCGGCGCTCGACGCGGAGACGAACACCGCCCTGCTCTTCACCGGCTATGTGCTGTTCGGCATCGGCTTCGGCATGGTGAACGCACCGATCACCAACACCGCGGTCTCCGGGATGCCCCGCGCGCAGGCCGGGGTGGCGGCGGCCGTCGCCTCGACCAGCCGTCAGATCGGGTCGACGCTCGGGGTGGCGGTGATCGGGGCCGTACTGGCCTCGGGCATCAGCGGCGCCACCCACACCGACGGCTTCGCGGAGGCGGGCCGCACGGCCTGGTGGATCATCACCGGCTGCGGCCTTGCGGTCCTGGTCTTCGGGCTGCTGACCAGTGGCGCCTGGGCACGCAACTCCGCGCTGCGGACGGCCGAACACCTCGGCGAGCCCGAGACGGCTCAGAGCGTCGCGGGCGCCAGGGCGTAG